A window of the Emys orbicularis isolate rEmyOrb1 chromosome 1, rEmyOrb1.hap1, whole genome shotgun sequence genome harbors these coding sequences:
- the SMIM11 gene encoding small integral membrane protein 11 produces the protein MVEFNWRVLENFPLLMYILAAKTLILCLAFAGVKIYQSKKIEQKMRKEREAKLKKEAEKKED, from the exons ATGGTGGAATTTAATTGGAGG GTTTTGGAGAATTTTCCACTGCTGATGTACATTTTGGCAGCTAAAACATTAATTCTTTGCTTGGCATTTGCTGGAGTAAAAATATACCAGAGTAAAAAAATTGAacaaaaaatgagaaaagaaCGTGAGGCAAAGCTGAAAAAGGAAGCAGAGAAGAAGGAAGACTGA